The Planctomycetota bacterium DNA window CGGCGTCGGAGACGCGAAGGAGCGCCGCCGCGTACCTTTTGGCGAGCGTCTTTTCCGTCACGGCTTCCGGATCCCCTCGAGCCGGCTGAGGTACCGCTCCACGAGCCCCTCGTGGAGGGCGTCGTTCATCGAGGAGCGCACGAGGTGGTCCGCGGCCGCCAGAGTCAGGCGGGCCGCCTCCTCCCGCAGCTCCAGGATCGCCTTGTCGCGTTCGATGGCCGCCTCTCGACGGGCCCGCTCCAGGGCGGCCTGGACCTGCTCCCGGGCTTCGGCCAGGACGCGGTCGCGCGCCTGGCGCGCTTCCTCCAGGGCCCGTTCGAGGCGCCGGCGGGCTTCCTCGTCCACCCGGGCCAGCCGCTCGCGCGTCTCGGCCAGCTCGCGCGAGACGCGGGCGTTCTCTTCCTCCGCCTTCCGGAAGGTTTCCTCGAACGACCGGCTCCGCTCGCCCAGGAGGCGCGCCAGCACCGGCCGCACGAAAAGCCAGAGGATGACCAGGAGGCCCGCGAAGGCCAGAAGCTGGACCACGAACATCTGCAGGGGGCCGGCGGCGGCGACGACAGCCGTCACGTCACTTCTCCTCTCCGAGGAACGCCCGGACCCGCGGGCCGTGGACGGCCGGGTCGAGCGGCGCCTCGATCACCTTCTCGGCCAGCGCCAGGGAGAGCCGGACGGCCTCCTCCCGGATCTTCTCGAGGGCGCGGCGCTTTTCCGCGAGCACCTCGGCCCGGGCCTGGTCCACCTGGCGGCGCGCCTCCTCCTGAGCCTGGGCCACCGACGCCTGGGCCTGAAGGAGCGCTTCCTTGAGAAGCGCCTGGGTGCGGTCGTACCCTTCCTTGTCCGCGCGGGCGAGGCGCTCCTCGATCTCGGCGCGGCGCCGCGCCAGCTCGGCGCGGTCGCGCTCGAGGGCCTCCCGGGCGGCGCGGATTTCCTCCTCCCGGCGGGTCATCTGGTCGAGGACGCGGCGGAAGAGGATCCGGCTGAGCGCCAGGAACGTGACGACGAAGATCACGACCTGGGTGCCCAGGACCTTGAGGTTGATCCCGAGGTCCTCCAGGAGCCCGCCGCCCTGGAGGGAGGCCAGCGCGACGTCGATCATCGCGGAACGGCTAGTGCGCGGCCGCGGGAATCTTGCCGCCCCACATGAAGCAGATGAGCAGCATGTAGATCACCAGC harbors:
- a CDS encoding ATP synthase F0 subunit B — translated: MTAVVAAAGPLQMFVVQLLAFAGLLVILWLFVRPVLARLLGERSRSFEETFRKAEEENARVSRELAETRERLARVDEEARRRLERALEEARQARDRVLAEAREQVQAALERARREAAIERDKAILELREEAARLTLAAADHLVRSSMNDALHEGLVERYLSRLEGIRKP
- a CDS encoding ATP synthase F0 subunit B — its product is MIDVALASLQGGGLLEDLGINLKVLGTQVVIFVVTFLALSRILFRRVLDQMTRREEEIRAAREALERDRAELARRRAEIEERLARADKEGYDRTQALLKEALLQAQASVAQAQEEARRQVDQARAEVLAEKRRALEKIREEAVRLSLALAEKVIEAPLDPAVHGPRVRAFLGEEK